The DNA region TAAAAATATCGATAAGACGAATAATAATATCTTGGCGCAAGTGTTCTGGGACGTTTTTTCTTTCGAATGCAGGTCTTAGCCAGGGGCCAGCGAAGGGGTGATTCTGATTTGGTCCGACGGCTCTTCCGTCGGGACGTGCATAGGCATAGCCGTGGACCAGGATCGGTACTGAGGTGGATACCGATCGCACTGCGTTAATGAGAGTTTGGTAATGTTGCTTAGACTTGACCGAGATGCAATCTTGGACTAACTCGTCGTTGAGCCCCGTGGCGGTTAGTAGTTTCTCTAGGTGAACACCATCCTGGCCGGAGAAATCGTTGCCACCACCTGAAAACAAAAAAACATCAGGTGAAAGAATTTCGATAAATTTAACAACGCTCTGGATTTGGTTTGAATGAACCATGTTGCTGAGGGTGTCACCTGCAAACCCCATGCGGAATATGCTGTAGCGACCACCACCGCCCAAGTGGTCGAGAAGATCTCGTCCGCCACCCTCAAGGAATCGCGCGGTAAAGTCGTAGTCAAACCAAGAATCGCCTTCCGCGACTATTATTGGAGCTAACGGATACCTAACCAAGCGGTCTACAAAGTATTTAATATTGCGAATCGTTGTAATGGCTGGACACTCAGTCCAGAGTCTCACTAATGCCGACTTGATCTTTTCGAAGTCTCTCATGGCTATGTGATATTTTCAGTTTAGGTGATTGTTCTGGTCTAATTCGTGTGCTTGCTTCGATCGGATGTACTGTCGGCACCTCCTTCGCCGCAGAGATTGGGGGGTTGCTGGGATTGCTCGGGGAGGAGAGGACACCGGTTTTGGAACACGCCAAGCGGTTGTCTTAATGCACCCGGCTTTCTGCTCAGCGTGCAGAGTGTTTCATGGTTTAGCCTGTGTTTGGTAAGTTTTTGCCCTCATTACACCATGCGACTTTGCTAAGGTGACGGCACAAAAAAACCCCATCATGCATAGTGACGCATGTTGGGGCCTTCACGACCGGATTCACGACTACCCATCTTGAGTAGTTCGTATACTGGTCAGTTTCAGCCTGGCCCAAGCGCCTTGTCAAGCAATAACCGGGAAATTTTTTGAATGCATCATGCCTTGCATGGACTGAGTGTTAACCAGGTTCCGAAGTTTGCGGTGGTAGAAATCCTTACGATCGATGACCAGCCGCTTCTGGCGGGTGACGAAGCCGCTCCCGAATTCGAGGATGAATCCCTCCAGTTCTTGGAGGATCGCCCCCTCGAGGTCGGGCTCGCTATAGATATCCTTCAGGCCGATGAAGTCCAGGAACTAGGGATAGCGGAAGACGAGTTCGGGGGTGGGTCTTCCTCGTCCGGAGCGTTTCCAATTCCTGCCCGTCCTGGCGTGCCCTGTCCCCGATTCCGTCGTCATCTCGATTACCATCGGCCGTCTTCGGTGGTCCATCAAGGCATCCGACTTAGTCATCGGCCCGGCGGCGGCGCAGACGCTCCTTCTGCTCGGCCGTCATCGCCCGGGTGATCTCGGCGTTGAGCCGGGTGAATTGCTCGGAGGGGGTATAACCAGAAGTCGTTGACAGGAGGTTGAAGGGCGGCGGGGTATCCTGGTGATGCAATCGTTAAAGAGCACACCGATGGCCCACGAGGCCGAGGAGTACCCCGCCATGAGCGAGTCTACCACCGAGCCCCCCATCGTGCCGCTGCCCACGGGCCAGGACATGCTGACCGACCTGCTCCGGGATGGGGCCAGGCGGCTGCTGGCCGAGGCCATCGAGGC from Tautonia rosea includes:
- a CDS encoding SGNH/GDSL hydrolase family protein, coding for MRDFEKIKSALVRLWTECPAITTIRNIKYFVDRLVRYPLAPIIVAEGDSWFDYDFTARFLEGGGRDLLDHLGGGGRYSIFRMGFAGDTLSNMVHSNQIQSVVKFIEILSPDVFLFSGGGNDFSGQDGVHLEKLLTATGLNDELVQDCISVKSKQHYQTLINAVRSVSTSVPILVHGYAYARPDGRAVGPNQNHPFAGPWLRPAFERKNVPEHLRQDIIIRLIDIFNEMLQELEQQHNKSLLKYVNLRDVLNLSTEHWSNELHPTNLGFKRIAERFHYHLNNFIYTSSCRASL
- a CDS encoding PDDEXK nuclease domain-containing protein translates to MDFIGLKDIYSEPDLEGAILQELEGFILEFGSGFVTRQKRLVIDRKDFYHRKLRNLVNTQSMQGMMHSKNFPVIA